DNA from Tachypleus tridentatus isolate NWPU-2018 chromosome 8, ASM421037v1, whole genome shotgun sequence:
ATGGAATCATATACTAGTGATAAAACTGCTCAATGTGTTATAAAAAAGAAgataagaaattagaaaatttgaattttcaaCTTAAAGATGCACCTTATGTACATGAGGGCTAAACAGCTAAGTCAAACACTTCCTATAACTCAAGTTCTGCTACTCACAATTTCAAGTTATCCACCCTCACAACCTGAAATACTAATTATTAGGCCATACAAAAGAGGTAATACTTATGCAGATATTTAAAAACGAAATTTTCAAGTGTACATACATTAAGAATTAGATGACAGAAATCATCAATCCTTAGTAAAAGAGTCAAAACAGTTACTCAGAACTTTTGAACATACTGAAggatataatagtaaaatagaaTGGACAATTTTTtgacaaaaaatgtttgataacttcATAAGATTTCTTTATAATGTACCTGATAGTTACCAGTATGGTATCCACTCATATACCATGACATCAGCATTGAAGCTAGAGCTTCGTCATCTGTGACACCTTCATCATCCAGAGGAAAAGGTGGTAGTGGTGGAATATCTGGAAtcttaattaagtaaaatagtaAGTTAGAAGCAAAAGTATCCATTACAAGTGACAGAAAACATTTAAgataatctttttttaaaattattttatggactttaaaaaggttagtTGTGTTGCACTCTTGATTTTATTCACTTAGAGTAAAGCTTTGAGCTATTTATGTTACCCAGCATGAAAAGTAACTGCACAGCACTTAAGTCAGGCTAAGAGCTGctcaataataacatataataaatcaacatttttattatttatgttacaatttaaaaatgtgaatgacagtgttattaattcttaataatttagtttagaaTATCCTGCAAAAAAGAACACCTGGTGTCAACATCATTCCTGCTTGTTCTCACATCACTTCTGAAGTGAATGTTGGTTTTTGCCTGCATGTGAATGTTGATTTTTGTCTGCATGTGCAGCTTTCGAATGGGAGACAGATGAACACTGAGGCAGACAATATGGTTCACAATATGTtcatcaagttaattttaaacagtagctTTTGTTTAGCTCATTTAACCATTTCTAGACAAAAGCAATGTCACTGATACCTTTTGGTTTTTTACTTCTCAAAGTAGAAACTATTTAATCAAAGTGCATGATATTTAGTACAAACACACTAAATAGTGGTATCTAGTATTGGCTtaaaattttcctataatttgatgagcatatgtatatgtatgaaaCACAGACATCACATGAACACTGTTAAAGGCTCAATAAAGATACTTtactattgttttgattttttgtttaaaattaaatttttactaaTTGAATGATATACTACAGTGTTATTGAGTTGCAATATTTATAAGTCTATCGTTCAGTGTACGATACGCAGTTAAACATATTCTGACGACTCAGATCTTTACTGGATATTAGTTTCTTGTTAATCctgttcaaacaaaataaataaattaacacattactgCCTTTATTTGTGATAgggaaaaatgttttcaatttgcaGAAGACTTAAGATTACTATTtgttaggaaaacaaatataatatcaacCTTGTTGTGGTATTTagtcaataatgataataaatttgttAAGTAGGGGATATCTGTAAAACTTACAACAAATTTCTTTCTAGACGAAAGCACATTTTTAAGAATATGCAAACAAGGGTATTTGGAAGAgttttatcatacaaaattaagggtaattcaaaactgtttaacaaaatcaaaacaatgtgaataaaaacaggaagtttcatattttaaaaaaaagagcattgctgaaaaatattataaagacagcacatagccaattttaattttttttttaatttggttgcATAGATTGTAGGGAGCATGCacatattaattaatcaaacctAGTTGATTAATGAGCCTATTAACTAATCAATTAGCAAATGCCATTTATCACACAGACTAGTCATGTTATCAGGATTTTAATAGCAAAAGAGGGAAGAATTCTTTAAAATAAGCATTTGTGAAAATTTTGAACACAAACTGGGTGGCATTCAATTgacttttgaaataatcaaaacaagtcaaatatatttacaaaatattcttttcactataggaaatcacaattttatttaaaactttaaactatttttttcttggatacaactgtggcaaTCACCAAACAAagttaagtaaaagaaatattttaaaattgttaataattgatGTCTTAAAAGGAGTTTTACAGTTTAACTCAGATAACAAGAAAAATTTGTACTGTTAAGGAGTGTTTATAAAGcctgatacaactgtggtaacccatagggtaatataaatgaattatttgctGGTACTTTTGTgataagagtagagaaaaataatttgtcttatcaactgcattctaaagtaattgaatcagcctgtgtggactttgatgaaaggaaacaattatttaaagctctggatacaactctgataaccaacagtgtaacaaacatttgtatgtaaaagtgacttattttaaaatattttttaaaagcaagtggatgtgtgctatttgtttactgttgaaatttattgccaacaagttacAAACACCTACTGCAAAAAATCCAGTCCATACATACTTAAAACCTGATACATATCTTTTTCATTAAATGAGCAATGAATGGAAGAAAGGTAGCCACAAGTTCATATAAGTGATGTTTGGAAAAATGACtactcaaataaaagaaaatattacaatgataCTGTTCACTGATTGTTGGAAATTGTGTGCATTATATTGTAAATTCActaatatattattaagaaaatatttacaaattctgaCAAATGTGTGTAAAAAAATGATGTTCACCACAGTGATGCCATATGTAAATTTCTCTGTTATTTGTCTGAAAACATTTGCAAATTGTGGGATAACCTTGCAAGCTAGTAAACCAAATAACATATTAGCATAAACATATGTACTCTTTGTTTTTTGAGAAATTATTTAAGAACTGAGAGGTGAGTTTACATTCTTTTAAAGACAAATGAGTGAGTCAGTTCAACATATATGGACTTACAAAAGATGTAGATGGTCCATGGAGTTGATCAGCATACTGCCAAGCTGGATTGGAACCTTGTACATACAAT
Protein-coding regions in this window:
- the LOC143222584 gene encoding uncharacterized protein LOC143222584 isoform X2; the encoded protein is MSYRFSDCHCLLLIYISLNRFVQLYVQGSNPAWQYADQLHGPSTSFIPDIPPLPPFPLDDEGVTDDEALASMLMSWYMSGYHTGNYQALRQMRTESCECQEHGNKKCCLRCSS